GATCTCATCCCCAAAAAGATCCATCAGCTCGTGATTGGTATAGGGCTCGTTCAGCACGTCCCATTCGTCCAGCAGCCCCTTTGTGGCGCGCGTGATCGAGTGAATGTGGGCGAGCACGATGCCGGGTATCTCGCCCTGCCTCGGCGTGTTGAAGAGCGCGCGAACTTCACTGGGTAAGTGCTTCTGGGCGGGCCACACGAGCACGTGGCCGCGCGTATGGAAACCATGCTCCCTCAACCAGCGCAGGCCCGCCAGCGTCTGGGCATGCGAAAACTCGCTTCCTCCCCGCTCCCACGCCGACCATTTGAGGTCATTGTGCGTGCTGGCTGAATTGAACAGTTCCAGCGCAACCTCCCGATAGCGCAGATTGTCCGGCGTATCGATGACAAGCCGTTTCATGTCGAGCGCCGTCCCCCACTGAAACGCCGAGCGCGTCTGCTCGATGCGCACAGATGCTCCCTTCACCGGGCGCCCGCTGGCATCAGCGACGTGCAGACTGATGTCACTCTTGCGCACCCGTTCAATGCGATCGAGTGCTTGCTGACGCCAGGCCGCTCCGGGTTCGCGTCCGGGATAGGAAAGCCGGGTCTGCGGCAGGGACGTCAGCGCAACGGAGCGTCCGTAGTGGACCGCGGTGATGCCTCCAACCTCCACGCTCTGCCGCTTGTATCCAAAACGCAGACCAACCGTTCCGTCCCGGGCGTCCAGGTCGTGCAGCCATTCAAAAGGCACGAAAATCTCCTGCCATTCCCTTCCGACCGGAAATTCGCCAACATGACTCACCAGCCGGCTTCCTCCCAGGCCCTGGAGTGTGACCTCCACAAGCGCCTTGCCCGTTTCATCTGATGCTTTTAGTGCGCGGGCGAAAAAACGAACGATGCCCACATCCCCCTTTCGAACGGCGAATGGAATCCGCGCCGTGAGATCCACATGCCACGGCATCACGGTGTCCGTCATCGTGTCCACACGCCAGGCGCGTGAAAAGCCGGGCCCCTTTGCATCGACAACCGCGATGCGTGCGTCCTTCTTGGCAATATCGATGTCCGGCACAAAAACCTGCAGCGGATCCCCCGCCAGCAGCGACTTCCCGGCCGGAAGCTCCGTGACTGTCGCAGCACTCGGGGGCCCTGCAGCTGCGGGCACGGACGCTTTGCCATATCCCTCTCCACTGTGGCAGCCTGACGCAAGAAGCGCGGCAAGAAGAGCAATGTGAAGCACGAACGGGAGTCGATGATGGATCATTGGGTTTGCTGAAATGTGAGGCGCCGCAGCAGGCGGCTGCTGGTCATGTCTTGTGCATCAGGACAATCACGCCAACTCCGGGCGCAATGACGAAACGGTTGCCCATCAAGGCAGGTGCTCGCACCAGGCGAAATCTCCCGCTGTTTCGCGCCGCAGGCGTATTTCATGGCCGCCAAAGTCCCGGGCGTGTGCGTTCGTGGCAATCATCGGTCGCCTCGAGCGCGAGCCCCGCAAGTGGCACGCAGTACAGGGAGTGCGCGGAATAGAACACTATCACGTGCGCATACAGGTGCACGGGCCCCGCACCGCGCGGAAAAAACCAGATCGCCACGAAGCAGGCGGCCAGCAGCGGCGCGGTGACGAGCATCCGCGGGCGACGCCGACCCCAGCGCGAACGGAAGTTGTCCGAGTACGCCCCGACGATCGGATCGGTGAACGCGTCGCACGCGCGCTGCAGGAACACCAGCGTGCTGAGCGCCGCCGGACTCATGCCAAGCGTCATGTTGAGGATCGGTGCATTGAGCAGGTGGATCGCGTTCTGACTCGCGTCCTCCACCATCCTGCCGATCCCGACGCCCCAGCGCTGCCGGCGCGAGACGACATCCGCGGGTGTCGTTTCACGGACCGGACGGACGGGCAGGGGGCAGCTCGCGGTTGCAGTGTTCATGGATGTCCCGGTTCAAGCTGATGCTTGCTTCTCGGCAATCATCGCTCCAAACCAACCAACACCCACACTGATTCCATTCGCCTTGTCGACAGAAAGTGGCGATCGGCTCTCCGCTAGTTGATCCGTTTTGATATGCTCGTTGATAGAAGCATTGAATTCGAAAATGCCTACCTTCAGTCAACCGCAAGAGAGGAAGACAGAGTCAGAACAATCCGGCGATAGGAGGTGAGCGAAGGCTCGCCTTCGTCGGTGACTTCCAGGATCAGGTGCACAGTCTGTCCGGCTTCCGCCTCCGGAGCGGCCAATTGCACTTTTTCAGAATTGGCGCCCTCAAGTGCCACAACGCCAGGAAACGTTCCCGCTTCGCGGTATTGCCACCAGCGAAAGCGCAGGCGGTCGCCGTCAGGATCGCCCGAGCCTCCGGCATCAAAGGCAAGCCGCTCGCCAGCTCGCACGACTATTTGGATGATCCCCGCAGAGCCATCCCCGTCCACTACCGCCCGCGGCGCATGATTTGCCTCCTCCCGCGGTTTCACGCACCAGTCCATGCGCGCCGCGAAATCGCTGGCGAACGCCCGCTGCCATCGCGCGAGCGTCCATTGCAAACGCTTCCGCGAATCCACTGTTCCCGGTAGATCATCCTCCGCAGGCGCGTAATGCCTGCGCCCCCCACCATCAATCAGGCGGAATCTCCCACCCCAGCTTCCCCACTCGGGATGCTCGGGCGAGGAAAGTCCGAGCGTGGACAGGAGGTAGAGAAACGTTGGCGAATCGCCCTCCTTGACACGTAGCTCTCTCTTCCCGGTGGCATTGGCAGGAGGATAGCCCGCTCCCAGCGGGCCGTGTCCCTGAGACACGTGTTTCCGCACCCAGTCTCCGTCCCTCAACGCCGGGTCGCCCGCCAGGTACATCGCAGCCCCGAGTGGACGGAATTGAATGAAAAAGAGCTCCGGCACATTCTTCCACAGCCAGACCGCGCCCGTGTCCTGCCAACTGTTCTGGCAGAGTCTGATCCTTGAGATGAAACGCATGGCCTCCTCGGCCGATCTTTCCTGACGAACTCATTGATGGCGCGCGCAAGGTCCGCCCGGACCCAGACAACAATCCAGATGGCCGCGGATCATCGCGATCGATGATCGCGAGATATGCTGCGACGCCCTGGGCTGTCCTCTTTCGCCGATCCATTGCTCCGCCGCGTCACTCGCCCGGGAATCGAATTCACCCACCGGATACGGAACCGGGAAACCCTTCCGCCCAGGCGCGCCTCTCCGAACCACCGGCGCCCCAGCCTTTACAAGGTTGTTCAACTTTTCCGCCGACGGATACTCATGCCCGGCGCGCTCGTGCTGCCTGAGCATCGGAAGGACCTGGCCATACTCGGCGATCTGTTCACGCATCAGGTCCGGACGGACCGAGCCGTCGCCATAGGCGAGCGATGTTGCAACGAGTCCTTCGATCTGGAACTCGTTCGCGTAGACAAGAAGGCGGATCATCGACTGCTTGTCGTCCGGGTCCTTGAAGTAATCCGAAAGGACAAGCAACCGCGGTCGTTCATCAGCAGGTCGTCGCTGCGCGGCCGCGCCAAGACCGAACTGGCATCCGGCGCAAAAGAGGGCGAGGATCAGAACCAGACGAACCGTGGGGAGGAGTTGATGGAAACAGGCAGACTCGGTGTTCATAGTTGGGGATGCCGCAGTCACAGTCTAAGCCGCGTTCTGCAACAACCGTCTCAACCCGGATGGACGGCCACAAGCCTTGCGCTGCGCAATGGATTGAACGCCGTGCCCATCCAACTGCACAGCAGCTCGTGCTAGGCCAGCGATGGCTCCACCAGCACCGTCTGGCGCATGCCGGGAATCCCGCGTTCATTTCGAATGACAAGGCTCACCATCAGGTCCGCCGCATGCCGCCCGATTCCTTGATTGTTCTCCCTCACGCCAGGGTCGCCGCGCCCGTCGGACAGTGCGAAGCCAAGCGTTTTTACGCCGACATTCCTCCAAACGGAGAGATCGTCCACCAGCAGGATGTCCGGCTTGTGCTTGCGCAACCAGCCCTCCATCGCGGGCGCACTGGTCCGGGATTCGTAGACTGGCAGTCGATCCCCTGCTTCAAGGTTCTGAAACTGCTCGAAAAGGAAGGCGCTGATCCAGCGTTCCCGCCGCATCGCATTGTGCTGTCTCGTCAGTGCGAGGCCGATGCGGCGGTGCCCCGCCTCCAGGCAGAACTCGAACGCCATGTTCATCCCGAGATGATGATCCTCCGTCACCCGGTGCAGCGCAGGCGTCCGCAAGCCGTAACCGATCGTCACGAGCGCAAAGCGACCCCAGTCGATGCCGGTCATGTCGTGATGCTCCAGGGTCGGCCCCACGATGATCCCTTGAACACTGCGCGTGAGAAGCACCTTGTTCAAATGCGACGGCATCCGCGCATAATCGCACCACGGCAATTCATCGAGCGAGAAGCCATGCCGTTCAGACTGTTCACGGGCGCCTGAATAGATGCTCCGGAAATGCTGGCTCGTTCTCCATGGCAAAGCGGCGGGCAGGCAGTTCAGAAAAACCGCCGACACGCGGTTGCCGGCCGGGCGCCCCGCCCGGCGCGCGCTCACCCACGCGGATATCATGGGATTCACGTGATAGTCCAACCGGGCCGCAGCCATGAGCACCCGCTCCCGGGTTCTTTTCGGAATGCGCGGATCGCCGCGCAGCGCGAGGGAAACCGTGCTCGGATGGCAGCCGGCCGCACGGCCCACGTCACCCATTGTCGAGGCATTCTTTCCGGCTGCCATGGATTCAATCTATTGAACAACGCAGCGGCTTCAAACGAAATTGCGCGCCGTCGCACCGCGACGGGCTACCTATCCCGCGGGGCGCGCGATGAACACCCAGTCCCGCGTGTCCGGCGCCGTGAGCCGAAGCAGTGAGGCGCCCTCGGGAGCGACGTCGATCAATTGGCGTGCGCCTGTGCGCGGGTCAAAACCATCGATCCGCCACGACCGCTGCGCGAGTCCTTCGTCCGACAGCACCACCGGTTCCGTCACACCCCGCACGTAGACGACGTATAGTTTTCCGGGATTCGCAAGGCACCAATAAGCGGTGTCTGGAGCCTTGGTGACACCTGACTCCACACCGCCGTTCTCACCCGGCGCCACCTCGCCCTCCCCCCGGGGCTCGGAGGACGAGAGGCATTCGTCCCGAGGTTCAAGTGTCCAGTATTCCAAGGACTCAAAGATGTTTTTGATCATGCCGACCTGCTCGATCCAGGGTTCGTTTGCATGGTCGTCAGGGAGGAATGTTGTCCGATGTCGGGCACCGCCAAGATAGCTGGAACCGAAACCGGTGACAACATACCCGCCCGCCATCACGATGTCCCAGGTTGCCGCCCCGATCTCGGTGAGACCGTAGCTGTTGGCCTTGTCGACGCGGCCATCCGAATTGGCATCCCGTAACCAATAGGCATATTCCGCGTTGACGACCGGCTTGCCAAAATGCCGCGCTTCCAGAATCCGCTGATGCAATTGCGCGTAGTTCTGCTGGTAGTCGCCAAAATCCATCCAAGCAGCCTTTCCGTTGAATTCGCGAACAGTTCCAAGCAGCCTGCCGGGTGGATGCACGCCGATCATGCGGCGATGCGGATCGGAGGCTCTCAACACATCACCCAGACGGATGATTTCGCTTCGAAGCTCCTCCAACGGGATCGACCGTTCCAACGGGATCGACCGTTTGATTGCGGTTGTGGACCATTCTCCCGACACCAGGAATTACACATTGAAGGCCGAATAGCGCCCCGATACATAGCGCGCAAAACGCTCCCGGGCTGCCTGGTCTGGAAACTGGCTCCACGCATACGGTTCACGTCTCGACTTCTCTCCCCAGGCGAGCGCCACGCCGACTGTCAATCCTTGTTCATTGGCCCAGGCGATGCGCTTGTCCACTTCTCGAAAATAGTCCGGATTGATTTTTTCAGCGCTCAAATCCCTCCAAGGAGGCCCGCCATTGTTCC
This genomic window from Opitutaceae bacterium contains:
- a CDS encoding DUF1593 domain-containing protein, with translation MNTESACFHQLLPTVRLVLILALFCAGCQFGLGAAAQRRPADERPRLLVLSDYFKDPDDKQSMIRLLVYANEFQIEGLVATSLAYGDGSVRPDLMREQIAEYGQVLPMLRQHERAGHEYPSAEKLNNLVKAGAPVVRRGAPGRKGFPVPYPVGEFDSRASDAAEQWIGERGQPRASQHISRSSIAMIRGHLDCCLGPGGPCARHQ
- a CDS encoding DUF4038 domain-containing protein, translated to MMLLSELGWGNNGGPPWRDLSAEKINPDYFREVDKRIAWANEQGLTVGVALAWGEKSRREPYAWSQFPDQAARERFARYVSGRYSAFNV
- a CDS encoding MFS transporter; this encodes MVEDASQNAIHLLNAPILNMTLGMSPAALSTLVFLQRACDAFTDPIVGAYSDNFRSRWGRRRPRMLVTAPLLAACFVAIWFFPRGAGPVHLYAHVIVFYSAHSLYCVPLAGLALEATDDCHERTRPGLWRP
- a CDS encoding DUF1593 domain-containing protein → MRFISRIRLCQNSWQDTGAVWLWKNVPELFFIQFRPLGAAMYLAGDPALRDGDWVRKHVSQGHGPLGAGYPPANATGKRELRVKEGDSPTFLYLLSTLGLSSPEHPEWGSWGGRFRLIDGGGRRHYAPAEDDLPGTVDSRKRLQWTLARWQRAFASDFAARMDWCVKPREEANHAPRAVVDGDGSAGIIQIVVRAGERLAFDAGGSGDPDGDRLRFRWWQYREAGTFPGVVALEGANSEKVQLAAPEAEAGQTVHLILEVTDEGEPSLTSYRRIVLTLSSSLAVD
- a CDS encoding endo-1,4-beta-xylanase → MLHIALLAALLASGCHSGEGYGKASVPAAAGPPSAATVTELPAGKSLLAGDPLQVFVPDIDIAKKDARIAVVDAKGPGFSRAWRVDTMTDTVMPWHVDLTARIPFAVRKGDVGIVRFFARALKASDETGKALVEVTLQGLGGSRLVSHVGEFPVGREWQEIFVPFEWLHDLDARDGTVGLRFGYKRQSVEVGGITAVHYGRSVALTSLPQTRLSYPGREPGAAWRQQALDRIERVRKSDISLHVADASGRPVKGASVRIEQTRSAFQWGTALDMKRLVIDTPDNLRYREVALELFNSASTHNDLKWSAWERGGSEFSHAQTLAGLRWLREHGFHTRGHVLVWPAQKHLPSEVRALFNTPRQGEIPGIVLAHIHSITRATKGLLDEWDVLNEPYTNHELMDLFGDEIMVTWFKAAREELPHAKLYLNDFSNDDAKADPAHVAHFERTTRFLLDHGAPLDGLGMQGHFSSRPNAPENIVATLDRYQKEFNLPVRFTEFDIPTSDEQLQADFTRDFLIAAFSHPSVVGVQHWGFWEGRHWKPPAAMFRTDWSEKPNAKVYKDLVLHQWRTNLTTKTNASGQCTERGFHGDYRVTIMVDGRSVEKTFSLAPDSNVEWRIVLPE
- a CDS encoding LacI family DNA-binding transcriptional regulator: MAAGKNASTMGDVGRAAGCHPSTVSLALRGDPRIPKRTRERVLMAAARLDYHVNPMISAWVSARRAGRPAGNRVSAVFLNCLPAALPWRTSQHFRSIYSGAREQSERHGFSLDELPWCDYARMPSHLNKVLLTRSVQGIIVGPTLEHHDMTGIDWGRFALVTIGYGLRTPALHRVTEDHHLGMNMAFEFCLEAGHRRIGLALTRQHNAMRRERWISAFLFEQFQNLEAGDRLPVYESRTSAPAMEGWLRKHKPDILLVDDLSVWRNVGVKTLGFALSDGRGDPGVRENNQGIGRHAADLMVSLVIRNERGIPGMRQTVLVEPSLA